A stretch of Bombus vancouverensis nearcticus chromosome 13, iyBomVanc1_principal, whole genome shotgun sequence DNA encodes these proteins:
- the stac gene encoding C2 and C2B_Munc13-like domain-containing protein staccato isoform X5, producing MRESRKMAHFQKLDETHPYYAIAAARMSQKPETKPVTVGRFYWKFAAFNFIHKRIQETDGGFFENLGTLLAEKVRAQEQEEGPLPKKKDEVQETGEEEDNFSEEGSIEEPVDALLETDSDRDENEHATNFLAESMGWNIEELYAALVFMTQHQVGYDVSKECELETLLNYLQNAFKVDNDMHERVLHETKNMEPPEMHLNVEVIEAKELVSKDSNGKSDPFCALYLESAPTRRYNTAVKTSTLSPVWEEHFELPLDDPENDVLYLEVWDFDAAETVPEKMSKVKDVKGVRGLVKLAKEIAVTATTGCHDNEFIGRCRIPLKDIPTTGHTMWYSLEKKNKSKRRGVVKLRLAFSAEHNAQVAAQEYRHLIRVLLLYEIETQKIEKYCWCGRWSAPAEVLLLQHSAQRGLLARNVTLAQWIEYSRIHQEHPLNFIVFNKLAIDLLRPMENGLFSADETRLFWDATKKLLYSCLNSIRKIRRLTIGDKNAMTQLSAILGILSSISSLKVPEDINLFPAKMYPWFPDPDETLSVLQALEYTVEQGGIEWFDHILNNNFPENESDEDALKYHIKVIQLVRADLQNAIDNYDRLFIKRINFPYARCLYMMYEKRISDICMIVIEDVCGRLKRIEIENADVELNLGTTLFELYLALQRYVILGQVLCAEGQLEGMKVQSYYNWFRAGVAHWLDIAVYKALKRIDRAVEFDTLQAVDNSVQYSSSAVDTLTIFYQIKVFWTQLAWPDTEGSYTFIAKIIDDICKCSIAYADKMAKKAELTTELEQLSESSVYERRFSVSTAWCFAINNIDYIRTSIAPLANDLGLQNIVDELAEKKTQEDADRCKQTLQLIIDNATDTVKNKIIELLQVVADKMSPAMNRYLMEGAELIDATSNTMDRLLQYLDSNLSTLHDHLNEDNFERILHVIWDTLSESLYQLVHNNLERRRPPSFYSNLHRTLHTLIRYFNVGADETANVKVLEKIEHLLELHGLETAELIHRYHQERIKEQNELEESEYGQITVKAQFVDNSLNIQILNARKLRPVDSNGDLVGKVSTLKHKLHTKSKQRLKEGKTSSCDSYVKVKLLPEEKFADVKLPKTHVQKENLYPLYDEIFNISLTSEQRATENAIVVFELKDKDFLRSRFMAEAFLPFSEIPETGPDQGIESLDQIHLNLSRPTRKSTDVIQALEHRKGDNQATEFLSKLSSKAERK from the exons aT GAGAGAGAGTCGAAAAATGGCGCACTTCCAAAAGCTGGACGAGACGCATCCTTACTACGCGATCGCCGCGGCTCGAATGTCGCAAAAGCCGGAAACGAAACCGGTCACCGTAGGCAGATTCTATTGGAAATTCGCTGCGTTCAACTTCATTCATAAAAG AATACAAGAGACCGACGGCGGTTTCTTCGAAAATCTTGGAACATTATTGGCTGAGAAGGTTCGGGCGCAGGAACAGGAGGAAGGACCGCTTCCAAAGAAGAAAGATGAGGTTCAGGAAACGGGAGAGGAAGAGGACAATTTCAGTGAAGAAGGTAGTATCGAGGAGCCTGTCGATGCACTTTTGGAGACTGACAGCGACAGGGACGAAAATGAGCATGCCACGAATTTCTTAGCCGAATCTATGGGATGGAAC ATTGAGGAGCTCTATGCTGCTTTGGTGTTCATGACCCAACACCAAGTCGGTTATGACGTTTCTAAAGAGTGTGAATTGGAAACTCTGTTGAACTACCTTCAAAATGCGTTCAAAGTCGACAACGACATGCACGAGAGAGTTTTGCACGAGACGAAAAACATGGAG ccACCGGAAATGCATTTGAACGTCGAAGTGATCGAAGCCAAAGAACTTGTGTCGAAAGATTCTAATGGTAAAAGCGACCCTTTCTGCGCCCTTTACCTCGAATCTGCTCCCACGAGGAGGTACAACACTGCCGTGAAAACATCCACACTGAGCCCAGTGTGGGAGGAACACTTCGAACT CCCTCTAGACGACCCAGAAAACGACGTACTGTATCTAGAAGTGTG GGACTTCGACGCTGCTGAAACAGTTCCTGAGAAAATGAGTAAAGTAAAAGACGTGAAGGGTGTTCGAGGGCTGGTAAAACTAGCGAAGGAAATTGCTGTTACTGCCACTACCGGTTGCCATGATAACGAATTTATCGGTCGCTGTAGGATACCTTTGAAG GACATACCAACAACAGGCCATACAATGTGGTATTCCCTCGAGAAGAAGAACAAATCAAAACGACGTGGTGTAGTGAAACTAAGGCTGGCCTTCAGTGCCGAGCACAATGCACAGGTGGCCGCACAAGAGTACAGACACCTGATCAGGGTGCTATTGTTATACGAAATAGAGACCCAGAAAATAGAGAAATACTGTTGGTGCGGTCGATGGTCAGCGCCAGCGGAAGTTCTTCTTCTTCAGCACAGTGCTCAACGTGGTTTACTAGCCAGAAACGTGACGCTAGCTCAATGGATAGAATATTCAAGGATCCATCAAGAACATCCGTTAAACTTTATTGTCTTCAATAAATTAGCGATCGACCTTCTGAGGCCCATGGAGAATGGTCTTTTCTCGGCAGACGAAACAAGATTATTTTGGGACGCCACGAAGAAGTTGTTATACTCGTGTCTGAACAGTATTCGCAAGATCAGGAGGCTCACGATTGGAGACAAGAACGCCATGACACAGTTGTCCGCGATTTTGGG AATTCTGTCGTCGATTTCGTCCCTTAAAGTGCCTGAAGACATTAACCTATTCCCTGCAAAAATGTATCCCTGGTTTCCAGACCCTGACGAGACACTAAGTGTCCTTCAAGCTTTAGAGTACACTGTTGAACAGGGTGGTATCGAATG GTTTGACCAtatattgaataataatttCCCGGAAAACGAATCGGACGAAGATGCGCTGAAGTATCACATCAAAGTGATTCAACTTGTTAGAGCAGATTTACAAAATGCTATTGATAATTACGATAGGCTGTTCATCAA GCGAATTAATTTTCCTTATGCAAGATGTCTGTACATGATGTACGAGAAGAGGATCAGTGATATATGTATGATTGTTATAGAGGATGTCTGCGGCAGGTTGAAgagaattgaaattgaaaacGCCGATGTGGAATTAAATCTGGGAACGACTTTATTCGAACTGTATCTTGCGTTGCAGAGATACGTTAT cCTTGGTCAAGTGCTATGCGCCGAAGGGCAGCTGGAAGGGATGAAAGTACAGAGTTACTATAACTGGTTCAGAGCTGGTGTGGCACATTGGCTCGATATAGCGGTGTACAAGGCCCTGAAACGAATAGACAGAGCCGTGGAGTTTGACACGTTGCAAGCAGTCGATAACTCCGTCCAATACAGCTCAAGTGCCGTGGATACATTAACGATATTCTACCAAATCAAAGTCTTTTGGACACAACTCGCATGGCCGGACACGGAAGGCTCCTACACTTTCATTGCCAAAATTATAGAC GATATCTGCAAATGTTCTATCGCATACGCAGATAAAATGGCAAAGAAGGCGGAATTGACCACAGAATTGGAACAGTTGTCAGAAAGTAGCGTGTACGAAAGGAGGTTCTCCGTATCAACGGCGTGGTGTTTCGCGATCAATAATATCGATTACATTAGAACGTCAATTGCGCCATTAGCCAACGATCTAGGACTTCAGAACATCGTGGATGAGCTAGCGGAAAAGAAAACCCAAGAAGACGCAGACAGATGTAAACAGACGCTTCAGCTGATCATCGATAATGCCACTGACACTGTTAAAAACAAGATTATAGAACTTTTACAAGTCGTCGCGGATAAGATGTCTCCTGCCATGAACAG GTATCTCATGGAGGGGGCAGAGTTGATAGACGCGACCAGCAATACCATGGATCGACTTCTACAGTATCTTGATAGTAACTTATCGACGTTGCACGATCATCTTAATGAAGACAATTTTGAGAGGATCTTGCATGTTATTTGGGACACGCTATCGGAAAGTTTATATCAATTAGTACATAATAACCTAGAG AGAAGAAGGCCACCATCGTTTTATTCGAACCTCCATCGCACTCTGCATACCctcattcgatattttaatgTTGGAGCTGACGAGACGGCGAACGTGAAGGTTCTGGAAAAGATCGAACACCTTCTGGAGCTCCACGGCCTGGAGACAGCTGAGCTGATACATCGTTACCATCAGGAACGAATAAAGGAACAGAACGAGTTGGAAGAATCCGAGTACGGACAGATCACCGTGAAGGCCCAGTTCGTGGATAATTCGTTGAACATTCAGATATTGAACGCGAGGAAGTTACGACCGGTCGACAGTAACG GCGATTTGGTAGGCAAGGTGTCTACTCTCAAGCACAAGCTTCATACAAAATCTAAACAAAGACTGAAAGAAGGGAAGACAA GTAGTTGCGATTCATATGTGAAGGTGAAGCTACTTCCGGAGGAAAAGTTCGCCGACGTAAAATTGCCTAAAACGCATGTGCAAAAGGAAAACCTCTATCCGCTGTACGACGAAATTTTCAACAT ATCTCTAACAAGCGAACAAAGAGCCACAGAAAACGCAATCGTAGTTTTCGAACTAAAGGACAAAGATTTTCTTCGATCGAGATTCATGGCAGAGGCTTTCCTACCATTCAGCGAAATTCCTGAAACGGGACCAGATCAAGGAATTGAGTCTCTCGACCAAATTCACTTGAATCTTTCACGTCCTACAAGGAAAA GTACGGACGTAATTCAAGCGTTAGAACACAGAAAGGGAGACAATCAGGCGACAGAGTTCTTATCGAAGCTTAGTTCTAAGGCTGAACGAAAATAA
- the stac gene encoding C2 and C2B_Munc13-like domain-containing protein staccato isoform X4: MDEETMWKDFYHKIVVEKETKEKEEQEKSEHETRRESRKMAHFQKLDETHPYYAIAAARMSQKPETKPVTVGRFYWKFAAFNFIHKRIQETDGGFFENLGTLLAEKVRAQEQEEGPLPKKKDEVQETGEEEDNFSEEGSIEEPVDALLETDSDRDENEHATNFLAESMGWNIEELYAALVFMTQHQVGYDVSKECELETLLNYLQNAFKVDNDMHERVLHETKNMEPPEMHLNVEVIEAKELVSKDSNGKSDPFCALYLESAPTRRYNTAVKTSTLSPVWEEHFELPLDDPENDVLYLEVWDFDAAETVPEKMSKVKDVKGVRGLVKLAKEIAVTATTGCHDNEFIGRCRIPLKDIPTTGHTMWYSLEKKNKSKRRGVVKLRLAFSAEHNAQVAAQEYRHLIRVLLLYEIETQKIEKYCWCGRWSAPAEVLLLQHSAQRGLLARNVTLAQWIEYSRIHQEHPLNFIVFNKLAIDLLRPMENGLFSADETRLFWDATKKLLYSCLNSIRKIRRLTIGDKNAMTQLSAILGILSSISSLKVPEDINLFPAKMYPWFPDPDETLSVLQALEYTVEQGGIEWFDHILNNNFPENESDEDALKYHIKVIQLVRADLQNAIDNYDRLFIKRINFPYARCLYMMYEKRISDICMIVIEDVCGRLKRIEIENADVELNLGTTLFELYLALQRYVILGQVLCAEGQLEGMKVQSYYNWFRAGVAHWLDIAVYKALKRIDRAVEFDTLQAVDNSVQYSSSAVDTLTIFYQIKVFWTQLAWPDTEGSYTFIAKIIDDICKCSIAYADKMAKKAELTTELEQLSESSVYERRFSVSTAWCFAINNIDYIRTSIAPLANDLGLQNIVDELAEKKTQEDADRCKQTLQLIIDNATDTVKNKIIELLQVVADKMSPAMNRYLMEGAELIDATSNTMDRLLQYLDSNLSTLHDHLNEDNFERILHVIWDTLSESLYQLVHNNLERRRPPSFYSNLHRTLHTLIRYFNVGADETANVKVLEKIEHLLELHGLETAELIHRYHQERIKEQNELEESEYGQITVKAQFVDNSLNIQILNARKLRPVDSNGDLVGKVSTLKHKLHTKSKQRLKEGKTSSCDSYVKVKLLPEEKFADVKLPKTHVQKENLYPLYDEIFNISLTSEQRATENAIVVFELKDKDFLRSRFMAEAFLPFSEIPETGPDQGIESLDQIHLNLSRPTRKSTDVIQALEHRKGDNQATEFLSKLSSKAERK; encoded by the exons ATGGACGAGGAGACGATGTGGAAAGATTTCTATCACAAGATTGTTGTGGAGAaggaaacgaaggaaaaggaGGAGCAAGAAAAATCGGAACACGAAACAAg GAGAGAGAGTCGAAAAATGGCGCACTTCCAAAAGCTGGACGAGACGCATCCTTACTACGCGATCGCCGCGGCTCGAATGTCGCAAAAGCCGGAAACGAAACCGGTCACCGTAGGCAGATTCTATTGGAAATTCGCTGCGTTCAACTTCATTCATAAAAG AATACAAGAGACCGACGGCGGTTTCTTCGAAAATCTTGGAACATTATTGGCTGAGAAGGTTCGGGCGCAGGAACAGGAGGAAGGACCGCTTCCAAAGAAGAAAGATGAGGTTCAGGAAACGGGAGAGGAAGAGGACAATTTCAGTGAAGAAGGTAGTATCGAGGAGCCTGTCGATGCACTTTTGGAGACTGACAGCGACAGGGACGAAAATGAGCATGCCACGAATTTCTTAGCCGAATCTATGGGATGGAAC ATTGAGGAGCTCTATGCTGCTTTGGTGTTCATGACCCAACACCAAGTCGGTTATGACGTTTCTAAAGAGTGTGAATTGGAAACTCTGTTGAACTACCTTCAAAATGCGTTCAAAGTCGACAACGACATGCACGAGAGAGTTTTGCACGAGACGAAAAACATGGAG ccACCGGAAATGCATTTGAACGTCGAAGTGATCGAAGCCAAAGAACTTGTGTCGAAAGATTCTAATGGTAAAAGCGACCCTTTCTGCGCCCTTTACCTCGAATCTGCTCCCACGAGGAGGTACAACACTGCCGTGAAAACATCCACACTGAGCCCAGTGTGGGAGGAACACTTCGAACT CCCTCTAGACGACCCAGAAAACGACGTACTGTATCTAGAAGTGTG GGACTTCGACGCTGCTGAAACAGTTCCTGAGAAAATGAGTAAAGTAAAAGACGTGAAGGGTGTTCGAGGGCTGGTAAAACTAGCGAAGGAAATTGCTGTTACTGCCACTACCGGTTGCCATGATAACGAATTTATCGGTCGCTGTAGGATACCTTTGAAG GACATACCAACAACAGGCCATACAATGTGGTATTCCCTCGAGAAGAAGAACAAATCAAAACGACGTGGTGTAGTGAAACTAAGGCTGGCCTTCAGTGCCGAGCACAATGCACAGGTGGCCGCACAAGAGTACAGACACCTGATCAGGGTGCTATTGTTATACGAAATAGAGACCCAGAAAATAGAGAAATACTGTTGGTGCGGTCGATGGTCAGCGCCAGCGGAAGTTCTTCTTCTTCAGCACAGTGCTCAACGTGGTTTACTAGCCAGAAACGTGACGCTAGCTCAATGGATAGAATATTCAAGGATCCATCAAGAACATCCGTTAAACTTTATTGTCTTCAATAAATTAGCGATCGACCTTCTGAGGCCCATGGAGAATGGTCTTTTCTCGGCAGACGAAACAAGATTATTTTGGGACGCCACGAAGAAGTTGTTATACTCGTGTCTGAACAGTATTCGCAAGATCAGGAGGCTCACGATTGGAGACAAGAACGCCATGACACAGTTGTCCGCGATTTTGGG AATTCTGTCGTCGATTTCGTCCCTTAAAGTGCCTGAAGACATTAACCTATTCCCTGCAAAAATGTATCCCTGGTTTCCAGACCCTGACGAGACACTAAGTGTCCTTCAAGCTTTAGAGTACACTGTTGAACAGGGTGGTATCGAATG GTTTGACCAtatattgaataataatttCCCGGAAAACGAATCGGACGAAGATGCGCTGAAGTATCACATCAAAGTGATTCAACTTGTTAGAGCAGATTTACAAAATGCTATTGATAATTACGATAGGCTGTTCATCAA GCGAATTAATTTTCCTTATGCAAGATGTCTGTACATGATGTACGAGAAGAGGATCAGTGATATATGTATGATTGTTATAGAGGATGTCTGCGGCAGGTTGAAgagaattgaaattgaaaacGCCGATGTGGAATTAAATCTGGGAACGACTTTATTCGAACTGTATCTTGCGTTGCAGAGATACGTTAT cCTTGGTCAAGTGCTATGCGCCGAAGGGCAGCTGGAAGGGATGAAAGTACAGAGTTACTATAACTGGTTCAGAGCTGGTGTGGCACATTGGCTCGATATAGCGGTGTACAAGGCCCTGAAACGAATAGACAGAGCCGTGGAGTTTGACACGTTGCAAGCAGTCGATAACTCCGTCCAATACAGCTCAAGTGCCGTGGATACATTAACGATATTCTACCAAATCAAAGTCTTTTGGACACAACTCGCATGGCCGGACACGGAAGGCTCCTACACTTTCATTGCCAAAATTATAGAC GATATCTGCAAATGTTCTATCGCATACGCAGATAAAATGGCAAAGAAGGCGGAATTGACCACAGAATTGGAACAGTTGTCAGAAAGTAGCGTGTACGAAAGGAGGTTCTCCGTATCAACGGCGTGGTGTTTCGCGATCAATAATATCGATTACATTAGAACGTCAATTGCGCCATTAGCCAACGATCTAGGACTTCAGAACATCGTGGATGAGCTAGCGGAAAAGAAAACCCAAGAAGACGCAGACAGATGTAAACAGACGCTTCAGCTGATCATCGATAATGCCACTGACACTGTTAAAAACAAGATTATAGAACTTTTACAAGTCGTCGCGGATAAGATGTCTCCTGCCATGAACAG GTATCTCATGGAGGGGGCAGAGTTGATAGACGCGACCAGCAATACCATGGATCGACTTCTACAGTATCTTGATAGTAACTTATCGACGTTGCACGATCATCTTAATGAAGACAATTTTGAGAGGATCTTGCATGTTATTTGGGACACGCTATCGGAAAGTTTATATCAATTAGTACATAATAACCTAGAG AGAAGAAGGCCACCATCGTTTTATTCGAACCTCCATCGCACTCTGCATACCctcattcgatattttaatgTTGGAGCTGACGAGACGGCGAACGTGAAGGTTCTGGAAAAGATCGAACACCTTCTGGAGCTCCACGGCCTGGAGACAGCTGAGCTGATACATCGTTACCATCAGGAACGAATAAAGGAACAGAACGAGTTGGAAGAATCCGAGTACGGACAGATCACCGTGAAGGCCCAGTTCGTGGATAATTCGTTGAACATTCAGATATTGAACGCGAGGAAGTTACGACCGGTCGACAGTAACG GCGATTTGGTAGGCAAGGTGTCTACTCTCAAGCACAAGCTTCATACAAAATCTAAACAAAGACTGAAAGAAGGGAAGACAA GTAGTTGCGATTCATATGTGAAGGTGAAGCTACTTCCGGAGGAAAAGTTCGCCGACGTAAAATTGCCTAAAACGCATGTGCAAAAGGAAAACCTCTATCCGCTGTACGACGAAATTTTCAACAT ATCTCTAACAAGCGAACAAAGAGCCACAGAAAACGCAATCGTAGTTTTCGAACTAAAGGACAAAGATTTTCTTCGATCGAGATTCATGGCAGAGGCTTTCCTACCATTCAGCGAAATTCCTGAAACGGGACCAGATCAAGGAATTGAGTCTCTCGACCAAATTCACTTGAATCTTTCACGTCCTACAAGGAAAA GTACGGACGTAATTCAAGCGTTAGAACACAGAAAGGGAGACAATCAGGCGACAGAGTTCTTATCGAAGCTTAGTTCTAAGGCTGAACGAAAATAA
- the stac gene encoding C2 and C2B_Munc13-like domain-containing protein staccato isoform X6 codes for MDEETMWKDFYHKIVVEKETKEKEEQEKSEHETRIQETDGGFFENLGTLLAEKVRAQEQEEGPLPKKKDEVQETGEEEDNFSEEGSIEEPVDALLETDSDRDENEHATNFLAESMGWNIEELYAALVFMTQHQVGYDVSKECELETLLNYLQNAFKVDNDMHERVLHETKNMEPPEMHLNVEVIEAKELVSKDSNGKSDPFCALYLESAPTRRYNTAVKTSTLSPVWEEHFELPLDDPENDVLYLEVWDFDAAETVPEKMSKVKDVKGVRGLVKLAKEIAVTATTGCHDNEFIGRCRIPLKDIPTTGHTMWYSLEKKNKSKRRGVVKLRLAFSAEHNAQVAAQEYRHLIRVLLLYEIETQKIEKYCWCGRWSAPAEVLLLQHSAQRGLLARNVTLAQWIEYSRIHQEHPLNFIVFNKLAIDLLRPMENGLFSADETRLFWDATKKLLYSCLNSIRKIRRLTIGDKNAMTQLSAILGILSSISSLKVPEDINLFPAKMYPWFPDPDETLSVLQALEYTVEQGGIEWFDHILNNNFPENESDEDALKYHIKVIQLVRADLQNAIDNYDRLFIKRINFPYARCLYMMYEKRISDICMIVIEDVCGRLKRIEIENADVELNLGTTLFELYLALQRYVILGQVLCAEGQLEGMKVQSYYNWFRAGVAHWLDIAVYKALKRIDRAVEFDTLQAVDNSVQYSSSAVDTLTIFYQIKVFWTQLAWPDTEGSYTFIAKIIDDICKCSIAYADKMAKKAELTTELEQLSESSVYERRFSVSTAWCFAINNIDYIRTSIAPLANDLGLQNIVDELAEKKTQEDADRCKQTLQLIIDNATDTVKNKIIELLQVVADKMSPAMNRYLMEGAELIDATSNTMDRLLQYLDSNLSTLHDHLNEDNFERILHVIWDTLSESLYQLVHNNLERRRPPSFYSNLHRTLHTLIRYFNVGADETANVKVLEKIEHLLELHGLETAELIHRYHQERIKEQNELEESEYGQITVKAQFVDNSLNIQILNARKLRPVDSNGDLVGKVSTLKHKLHTKSKQRLKEGKTSSCDSYVKVKLLPEEKFADVKLPKTHVQKENLYPLYDEIFNISLTSEQRATENAIVVFELKDKDFLRSRFMAEAFLPFSEIPETGPDQGIESLDQIHLNLSRPTRKSTDVIQALEHRKGDNQATEFLSKLSSKAERK; via the exons ATGGACGAGGAGACGATGTGGAAAGATTTCTATCACAAGATTGTTGTGGAGAaggaaacgaaggaaaaggaGGAGCAAGAAAAATCGGAACACGAAACAAg AATACAAGAGACCGACGGCGGTTTCTTCGAAAATCTTGGAACATTATTGGCTGAGAAGGTTCGGGCGCAGGAACAGGAGGAAGGACCGCTTCCAAAGAAGAAAGATGAGGTTCAGGAAACGGGAGAGGAAGAGGACAATTTCAGTGAAGAAGGTAGTATCGAGGAGCCTGTCGATGCACTTTTGGAGACTGACAGCGACAGGGACGAAAATGAGCATGCCACGAATTTCTTAGCCGAATCTATGGGATGGAAC ATTGAGGAGCTCTATGCTGCTTTGGTGTTCATGACCCAACACCAAGTCGGTTATGACGTTTCTAAAGAGTGTGAATTGGAAACTCTGTTGAACTACCTTCAAAATGCGTTCAAAGTCGACAACGACATGCACGAGAGAGTTTTGCACGAGACGAAAAACATGGAG ccACCGGAAATGCATTTGAACGTCGAAGTGATCGAAGCCAAAGAACTTGTGTCGAAAGATTCTAATGGTAAAAGCGACCCTTTCTGCGCCCTTTACCTCGAATCTGCTCCCACGAGGAGGTACAACACTGCCGTGAAAACATCCACACTGAGCCCAGTGTGGGAGGAACACTTCGAACT CCCTCTAGACGACCCAGAAAACGACGTACTGTATCTAGAAGTGTG GGACTTCGACGCTGCTGAAACAGTTCCTGAGAAAATGAGTAAAGTAAAAGACGTGAAGGGTGTTCGAGGGCTGGTAAAACTAGCGAAGGAAATTGCTGTTACTGCCACTACCGGTTGCCATGATAACGAATTTATCGGTCGCTGTAGGATACCTTTGAAG GACATACCAACAACAGGCCATACAATGTGGTATTCCCTCGAGAAGAAGAACAAATCAAAACGACGTGGTGTAGTGAAACTAAGGCTGGCCTTCAGTGCCGAGCACAATGCACAGGTGGCCGCACAAGAGTACAGACACCTGATCAGGGTGCTATTGTTATACGAAATAGAGACCCAGAAAATAGAGAAATACTGTTGGTGCGGTCGATGGTCAGCGCCAGCGGAAGTTCTTCTTCTTCAGCACAGTGCTCAACGTGGTTTACTAGCCAGAAACGTGACGCTAGCTCAATGGATAGAATATTCAAGGATCCATCAAGAACATCCGTTAAACTTTATTGTCTTCAATAAATTAGCGATCGACCTTCTGAGGCCCATGGAGAATGGTCTTTTCTCGGCAGACGAAACAAGATTATTTTGGGACGCCACGAAGAAGTTGTTATACTCGTGTCTGAACAGTATTCGCAAGATCAGGAGGCTCACGATTGGAGACAAGAACGCCATGACACAGTTGTCCGCGATTTTGGG AATTCTGTCGTCGATTTCGTCCCTTAAAGTGCCTGAAGACATTAACCTATTCCCTGCAAAAATGTATCCCTGGTTTCCAGACCCTGACGAGACACTAAGTGTCCTTCAAGCTTTAGAGTACACTGTTGAACAGGGTGGTATCGAATG GTTTGACCAtatattgaataataatttCCCGGAAAACGAATCGGACGAAGATGCGCTGAAGTATCACATCAAAGTGATTCAACTTGTTAGAGCAGATTTACAAAATGCTATTGATAATTACGATAGGCTGTTCATCAA GCGAATTAATTTTCCTTATGCAAGATGTCTGTACATGATGTACGAGAAGAGGATCAGTGATATATGTATGATTGTTATAGAGGATGTCTGCGGCAGGTTGAAgagaattgaaattgaaaacGCCGATGTGGAATTAAATCTGGGAACGACTTTATTCGAACTGTATCTTGCGTTGCAGAGATACGTTAT cCTTGGTCAAGTGCTATGCGCCGAAGGGCAGCTGGAAGGGATGAAAGTACAGAGTTACTATAACTGGTTCAGAGCTGGTGTGGCACATTGGCTCGATATAGCGGTGTACAAGGCCCTGAAACGAATAGACAGAGCCGTGGAGTTTGACACGTTGCAAGCAGTCGATAACTCCGTCCAATACAGCTCAAGTGCCGTGGATACATTAACGATATTCTACCAAATCAAAGTCTTTTGGACACAACTCGCATGGCCGGACACGGAAGGCTCCTACACTTTCATTGCCAAAATTATAGAC GATATCTGCAAATGTTCTATCGCATACGCAGATAAAATGGCAAAGAAGGCGGAATTGACCACAGAATTGGAACAGTTGTCAGAAAGTAGCGTGTACGAAAGGAGGTTCTCCGTATCAACGGCGTGGTGTTTCGCGATCAATAATATCGATTACATTAGAACGTCAATTGCGCCATTAGCCAACGATCTAGGACTTCAGAACATCGTGGATGAGCTAGCGGAAAAGAAAACCCAAGAAGACGCAGACAGATGTAAACAGACGCTTCAGCTGATCATCGATAATGCCACTGACACTGTTAAAAACAAGATTATAGAACTTTTACAAGTCGTCGCGGATAAGATGTCTCCTGCCATGAACAG GTATCTCATGGAGGGGGCAGAGTTGATAGACGCGACCAGCAATACCATGGATCGACTTCTACAGTATCTTGATAGTAACTTATCGACGTTGCACGATCATCTTAATGAAGACAATTTTGAGAGGATCTTGCATGTTATTTGGGACACGCTATCGGAAAGTTTATATCAATTAGTACATAATAACCTAGAG AGAAGAAGGCCACCATCGTTTTATTCGAACCTCCATCGCACTCTGCATACCctcattcgatattttaatgTTGGAGCTGACGAGACGGCGAACGTGAAGGTTCTGGAAAAGATCGAACACCTTCTGGAGCTCCACGGCCTGGAGACAGCTGAGCTGATACATCGTTACCATCAGGAACGAATAAAGGAACAGAACGAGTTGGAAGAATCCGAGTACGGACAGATCACCGTGAAGGCCCAGTTCGTGGATAATTCGTTGAACATTCAGATATTGAACGCGAGGAAGTTACGACCGGTCGACAGTAACG GCGATTTGGTAGGCAAGGTGTCTACTCTCAAGCACAAGCTTCATACAAAATCTAAACAAAGACTGAAAGAAGGGAAGACAA GTAGTTGCGATTCATATGTGAAGGTGAAGCTACTTCCGGAGGAAAAGTTCGCCGACGTAAAATTGCCTAAAACGCATGTGCAAAAGGAAAACCTCTATCCGCTGTACGACGAAATTTTCAACAT ATCTCTAACAAGCGAACAAAGAGCCACAGAAAACGCAATCGTAGTTTTCGAACTAAAGGACAAAGATTTTCTTCGATCGAGATTCATGGCAGAGGCTTTCCTACCATTCAGCGAAATTCCTGAAACGGGACCAGATCAAGGAATTGAGTCTCTCGACCAAATTCACTTGAATCTTTCACGTCCTACAAGGAAAA GTACGGACGTAATTCAAGCGTTAGAACACAGAAAGGGAGACAATCAGGCGACAGAGTTCTTATCGAAGCTTAGTTCTAAGGCTGAACGAAAATAA